In Flavobacteriales bacterium TMED191, the following proteins share a genomic window:
- the dnaG gene encoding DNA primase — protein sequence MRISKKSIDEIFGAAVIEEVISEFVLLKKTGANYKGLSPFNDEKTPSFVVSPTKEIWKDFSSGKGGNVVSFLMEHEQYSYPEALLFLAKKYNINVEYIELDSDAQKKATEREASLLVLSFAEKYFCNNLIGKDNNALEYLYSRGFKNTTIQEFNIGFCPIKDKNLVAETKKAGYNIDFLLKTRIVNEKYQNRFSGRLIFPIHSITGQVVGFGGRVLESDVKKAKYLNSDSSEIYQKSKVLYGLHLAKKHIKKLDFCYVVEGYTDVIALYQSGIKNVVSNCGTALTNDQVRLIKRFTNNLVMMFDSDNAGLLATVKAIDIILKQNMFPKILQLPNNDDPASFVKDKSYEDISRYFNDNTVDFITYKYSLSNTSDTVNIIQSTKDILLSISLIDDAISQALHLRAAAKILKISENDLKIELKKIIISSKKNTAKLNLKAADKVADTQSLADLKSKYIEEFQLIRLFINYGTSSYTSSEEKKFNVAEFICQELDRDNILFSVPLFNDVLSYVKNNLQSKDSISKDNFLAHDNVAIRDLASYVIGQKYLLSNWKQKDIIVLEEEDRLFSITKESILRFKLKRVQDMVQNSLLELKNLEKDDEQLLQNFSALSSLEKKIQKELGRLF from the coding sequence ATGAGAATTTCGAAAAAATCTATAGATGAAATTTTTGGTGCTGCAGTTATAGAGGAGGTAATTTCAGAATTTGTTCTTCTAAAGAAAACAGGTGCAAATTACAAGGGTTTAAGTCCATTTAACGACGAAAAAACACCATCTTTTGTAGTTTCTCCAACTAAGGAAATTTGGAAAGATTTTAGTTCAGGCAAAGGCGGTAATGTTGTTTCGTTTTTAATGGAACACGAGCAGTACTCTTACCCTGAAGCATTGTTATTCTTAGCTAAGAAATATAACATCAATGTAGAATATATAGAACTTGATTCTGATGCACAAAAAAAAGCAACTGAAAGAGAAGCATCTTTGTTAGTTTTAAGTTTTGCAGAGAAATACTTCTGCAATAATTTAATAGGCAAAGATAATAATGCTTTAGAGTATTTATATTCGCGCGGTTTTAAAAATACTACAATTCAAGAATTTAATATAGGTTTCTGCCCTATAAAGGACAAGAATTTAGTTGCTGAAACCAAAAAAGCGGGATATAACATAGATTTTTTATTAAAGACACGTATAGTAAATGAAAAATATCAAAATCGATTTTCGGGCAGATTAATATTTCCAATTCATAGTATCACAGGGCAGGTTGTAGGATTTGGAGGAAGAGTTTTAGAATCAGATGTTAAAAAAGCAAAATATCTTAACTCAGATAGTTCAGAAATATATCAAAAGTCAAAAGTATTATATGGCTTACATTTAGCTAAAAAACATATTAAAAAATTAGACTTTTGTTATGTTGTAGAAGGCTATACTGATGTTATTGCATTATATCAATCTGGCATTAAGAATGTAGTTTCTAATTGCGGTACCGCTTTAACAAATGATCAAGTAAGATTAATAAAAAGATTTACCAATAATTTAGTAATGATGTTCGATTCAGATAATGCTGGTTTATTAGCAACTGTAAAAGCGATCGATATAATTTTAAAACAAAATATGTTTCCTAAGATTTTACAATTACCTAATAATGATGACCCAGCTTCTTTTGTAAAGGATAAATCTTATGAGGATATATCTAGGTATTTTAATGATAATACAGTTGATTTTATTACTTATAAGTATTCTCTATCCAACACTTCTGATACAGTTAATATAATACAATCAACCAAAGATATTTTATTATCTATCTCATTAATTGATGATGCGATATCACAAGCTTTACATTTAAGAGCAGCGGCAAAAATTTTAAAGATTTCCGAGAATGATTTAAAAATAGAATTAAAAAAAATAATTATTTCGAGCAAAAAAAACACAGCTAAATTGAACTTAAAAGCTGCTGATAAAGTAGCAGATACTCAATCACTTGCTGATTTAAAATCAAAATATATTGAAGAGTTTCAGTTAATAAGGTTGTTTATTAATTATGGAACATCATCTTATACTTCTTCTGAAGAAAAAAAATTTAATGTTGCCGAATTTATATGTCAAGAGTTAGATAGAGATAATATATTATTTAGTGTTCCGTTATTTAATGATGTTTTGTCATATGTGAAAAATAATTTACAGTCTAAGGATAGTATTTCTAAGGATAATTTTTTAGCTCATGATAATGTAGCAATTAGGGATTTAGCTTCTTATGTTATAGGACAAAAGTATCTATTAAGTAATTGGAAACAAAAAGATATTATTGTTTTGGAAGAGGAAGATAGATTATTTTCGATAACTAAGGAATCTATATTGAGGTTTAAGTTAAAGCGCGTTCAAGACATGGTTCAAAATTCTTTATTAGAACTAAAGAATCTTGAAAAAGATGATGAACAACTATTACAGAATTTTTCCGCTCTCAGCTCCTTAGAGAAAAAAATCCAAAAAGAACTAGGAAGGTTATTTTAG